One window of Rasiella rasia genomic DNA carries:
- a CDS encoding MarC family protein: MDNLITFSIAVFTGFFAITNPISNMTVFLSLTQGADENVKKGINKRANIIAFVIVTVFVLLGKYIFELFNISIPAFKITGGILIFYIGFEMLQSKRSNMKHINNVNVDENIAVSPLAIPILAGPGTIVTAMNFVSNVSTLKMLLVIAIFGTMSLLTYFTFRLSSLIVKVFGNNVISVIGKIMGLIIAIIGTGMIIEGIKISFDLMS; this comes from the coding sequence ATGGATAACTTAATCACATTTTCAATTGCTGTATTTACTGGATTCTTTGCAATAACTAACCCTATTTCTAATATGACCGTTTTTTTATCTTTAACACAGGGTGCAGATGAGAATGTAAAAAAAGGGATTAATAAGAGGGCAAACATTATAGCATTTGTCATAGTAACAGTTTTTGTTCTTTTGGGCAAATACATTTTTGAATTATTTAATATCAGTATTCCTGCATTTAAAATAACTGGAGGTATTTTAATATTTTATATTGGATTTGAGATGTTACAATCAAAACGATCAAATATGAAACACATTAACAATGTAAATGTTGATGAAAACATCGCTGTTTCTCCATTAGCAATACCCATTTTAGCGGGACCAGGAACTATTGTTACAGCAATGAACTTTGTGTCTAATGTCTCTACTTTAAAAATGCTATTAGTCATAGCAATTTTTGGGACTATGAGTTTATTAACGTATTTTACTTTTCGATTGAGTAGCCTTATAGTTAAGGTTTTTGGCAACAATGTGATTTCTGTAATTGGAAAAATTATGGGGTTAATTATTGCTA
- a CDS encoding efflux transporter outer membrane subunit, producing MKAIITYKNLRKGVLMLVVALTLQSCFVAQDYVRPELKTETEALYRTENLPTDSISIADVSWKTLFTDQYLQQYIEEGLQNNMDVRIAIQQMAAAEAFAKQGKAGYLPSIDIGANYTHQELSENSQFGSLFSGGVDSYDVTANLSWEADVWGKIRSNKRATQAAYLQSVAGHQAVKTQLISSIANTYYNLLALDAQLEVTKQTIVTRDSSVTTIRALKDAGQVTQVAVDQNIAQYNSAKALLVDIEIAIFKTENTLSILLGKAPQNFERSTLNNQKIDQEIKLGVPATLLSNRPDVMAAEYGLIQSFELTNVAKSNMYPSLTLTASGGLQSLELDKLLDANSLFATIIGGLSQPLFNQRSLRTQKEVALAQQEQALLDFKKTLLVAGSEVSNALFTHESETKKFEFRKNEVEALRTAEANSEELLKNGYANYLDLLTARQSALSAELNIIETQLQQLVSIVDLYEALGGGWR from the coding sequence ATGAAAGCAATTATAACATATAAAAATTTAAGAAAAGGTGTTTTAATGTTAGTCGTTGCACTAACATTACAAAGCTGTTTTGTAGCACAAGACTATGTGCGTCCAGAGTTAAAAACAGAAACTGAAGCACTCTATAGAACAGAAAATTTACCAACAGATAGTATATCTATTGCAGATGTGTCTTGGAAAACATTATTTACAGACCAGTACCTTCAACAATATATAGAAGAAGGACTGCAAAATAATATGGATGTACGTATTGCCATTCAGCAAATGGCTGCAGCCGAAGCTTTTGCAAAACAAGGGAAAGCAGGATATTTACCATCAATAGATATTGGTGCAAATTATACACATCAAGAACTTTCTGAGAACAGCCAGTTTGGCTCATTGTTTTCTGGAGGTGTAGATTCTTACGATGTGACGGCAAATCTTTCTTGGGAGGCAGATGTCTGGGGCAAAATAAGAAGCAATAAAAGAGCAACACAGGCGGCCTACCTGCAAAGTGTAGCGGGACATCAAGCTGTGAAAACTCAATTAATTTCAAGCATTGCAAATACGTATTATAATTTATTAGCTCTAGATGCGCAATTAGAAGTTACCAAGCAAACTATTGTTACAAGAGATAGTAGTGTTACAACTATAAGGGCATTAAAAGATGCCGGGCAGGTAACTCAAGTTGCTGTAGACCAAAATATAGCGCAATACAATAGTGCAAAAGCGTTGCTGGTGGATATTGAAATAGCCATTTTCAAAACAGAAAACACATTGAGTATTTTACTTGGCAAAGCACCACAAAATTTTGAGAGATCCACTTTAAACAATCAGAAAATAGATCAAGAGATTAAGCTTGGTGTGCCAGCTACGCTGTTAAGCAATAGACCAGATGTTATGGCAGCAGAGTATGGGTTAATACAATCTTTTGAGCTAACTAATGTAGCTAAGAGTAATATGTATCCGTCGCTCACGTTAACTGCATCTGGGGGTTTACAAAGTTTAGAGCTAGACAAGTTATTAGATGCTAACTCCTTATTTGCTACCATTATCGGTGGTTTGTCGCAACCACTTTTTAACCAAAGAAGTTTAAGAACACAGAAAGAAGTTGCTTTAGCACAGCAAGAACAGGCGTTACTCGACTTCAAAAAGACCTTGTTAGTTGCGGGGAGTGAAGTGTCTAATGCACTATTTACGCATGAATCTGAAACTAAAAAATTTGAATTTAGAAAAAATGAAGTTGAGGCTTTACGTACCGCCGAGGCTAATTCTGAAGAGTTGCTTAAAAATGGCTACGCCAACTATTTAGATCTGTTAACAGCAAGACAAAGTGCCTTAAGTGCGGAGTTGAATATAATAGAAACCCAATTACAACAATTAGTATCTATTGTCGACCTATATGAAGCACTTGGAGGTGGTTGGAGATAA
- a CDS encoding efflux RND transporter permease subunit — MLKTFIERPVLSTVISIIIVILGVISISTLPIEEYPDIAPPTIQVSASYPGANAETVLESVIVPIEEQINGVEGMTYITSTASNNGTATITVYFDQEMDADIAAVNVQNRVSRANSLLPQEVIQTGVTTQKQETSALMFISMYTESEDYDATFIQNYLKINVIPAMKRIDGVGDVSVFSQQDYAMRIWLKPDKLAAYNLIPSDITAALQEQNLEAAAGSLGENNGESFSYTLTYSGRFKTETQYSDIVIKALGNGEFLRLKDVATIELDAQSYSSNAMSLGNPAVFMGIFQTKGSNAQEIIENIKATLELVKKDLPEGLDIFVPYDTSLFLDASIDKVITTLLEAFLLVFLVVFLFLQDFRSTLIPAIAVPVSIVGTFFFLSVFGYSINLLTLFALVLAIGIVVDDAIVVVEAVHAKMDEGEKNPKDATLSAMNEISGAIISITLVMAAVFVPVTFVTGPTGVFYEQFGITLIIAILISAVNALTLSPALCALLLKPHKEDEELKGKNPLQRFFTLFNRGFNATVHRYGKSLQFLYKRKIVSVLLLVIAIVGIFWAANTTPTGFVPDEDRGIIFANIELPPGSSLDRTDAVTKDLFAKVDGMEGINAINFIKGTSLISGAGSNFAFGVIKLDNWEAREDEAVSVQAITGKLFGIAAAIPEANIIFFSPPSIRGFGNSAGFEVNLLDKFGGEFSDLDQANKDFSMALMSHPEIKYATSSFNTNYPQYEMEVNVPLAKEKGVPITSIFSTLQGYIGGVYASDFSRFGKQFRVYIQSLPEDRAGVDDLNSMYVRTDSGEMTPITQFVKLERVYGPQSVTRFNLFNSTSITGATNDGYSTGDAIRVIEEEVAKLPSNYTVAYSGLTREEVNAGDQTTFIFILSILFVYFLLSAQYESYLLPFAVILSLPFGVFGAYISTKFAGLENNIYFQIALIMLIGLLAKNAILIVEFALQRRKNGESIVDAAIHGAKSRLRPILMTSFAFILGLMPLVLANGVGAEGNNAIGTGAVGGMLIGTILGVFVIPILFILFQWLQEKISRKPAVKTIEA, encoded by the coding sequence ATGTTAAAAACATTTATTGAAAGACCAGTTCTTTCAACGGTAATCTCTATTATCATAGTTATACTGGGGGTAATTAGTATATCTACCTTACCTATAGAAGAATACCCAGATATAGCACCACCAACAATTCAAGTATCAGCTTCATATCCTGGGGCCAATGCAGAGACAGTATTAGAGAGTGTTATTGTACCAATTGAAGAACAAATTAATGGAGTAGAGGGCATGACCTACATAACTTCTACTGCTTCAAATAATGGTACTGCTACTATCACAGTTTATTTCGACCAAGAAATGGACGCTGATATTGCAGCTGTTAATGTTCAAAATCGTGTTTCTAGAGCAAATTCCTTATTGCCACAAGAGGTAATTCAAACTGGTGTAACTACTCAGAAACAAGAGACAAGTGCGCTAATGTTTATCTCTATGTATACTGAAAGTGAAGACTACGACGCTACATTTATTCAGAATTATTTAAAAATCAATGTAATACCAGCCATGAAGCGTATTGATGGTGTTGGAGATGTAAGTGTCTTCTCGCAGCAAGATTACGCAATGCGTATTTGGTTAAAACCAGATAAATTAGCTGCTTATAACTTAATACCATCTGATATTACTGCTGCGTTACAAGAACAAAATTTAGAGGCAGCGGCTGGTTCATTGGGCGAGAATAATGGAGAATCTTTCTCTTATACTTTAACATATAGTGGTCGCTTTAAAACCGAAACACAGTACAGCGATATTGTAATTAAAGCTTTAGGTAATGGAGAATTTTTGCGATTAAAAGACGTGGCAACCATCGAGTTAGATGCGCAGTCATATTCATCTAACGCTATGAGCTTAGGTAACCCAGCTGTATTTATGGGGATATTTCAGACCAAAGGTTCTAACGCACAAGAGATTATAGAGAATATTAAGGCTACACTAGAATTGGTTAAAAAAGATCTTCCAGAGGGGTTGGATATTTTTGTGCCTTATGACACCAGTTTGTTCTTGGATGCATCTATAGACAAGGTTATTACTACACTGTTAGAAGCCTTTTTACTCGTTTTTTTAGTAGTATTTCTATTCTTACAAGATTTTAGGTCGACGTTAATCCCGGCGATTGCTGTTCCGGTTTCTATTGTCGGTACCTTCTTTTTTCTGAGTGTTTTTGGCTATTCCATTAATCTTTTAACACTATTTGCCTTAGTACTCGCCATTGGTATTGTAGTTGATGATGCCATTGTAGTTGTGGAAGCTGTTCATGCCAAAATGGATGAAGGCGAAAAAAACCCTAAAGATGCAACGTTATCAGCGATGAACGAAATATCTGGAGCCATCATCTCTATTACGTTGGTAATGGCAGCGGTGTTTGTTCCGGTTACCTTTGTAACAGGCCCAACAGGAGTGTTTTACGAGCAATTTGGTATTACTTTAATTATTGCGATTTTAATTTCAGCAGTAAATGCATTAACCTTAAGTCCAGCGCTATGTGCCTTGTTGTTAAAGCCACATAAGGAAGATGAGGAATTAAAGGGTAAAAATCCATTACAACGTTTTTTCACCTTGTTCAATCGTGGTTTTAATGCTACAGTACATAGATATGGTAAATCCCTTCAGTTTTTATACAAAAGAAAAATTGTATCTGTTTTATTACTTGTAATTGCTATTGTAGGAATATTCTGGGCGGCAAATACTACCCCTACAGGGTTCGTGCCTGACGAGGATAGAGGAATTATATTCGCAAATATCGAATTACCCCCGGGTTCTTCACTAGATAGAACAGATGCTGTGACGAAAGATTTATTCGCTAAAGTAGATGGTATGGAAGGTATTAATGCGATAAACTTTATTAAAGGTACAAGTTTAATTAGCGGAGCGGGTAGCAATTTTGCTTTTGGCGTTATTAAATTGGATAACTGGGAAGCGCGTGAAGATGAAGCTGTTTCAGTACAAGCTATTACAGGGAAATTGTTTGGAATCGCAGCAGCAATTCCGGAAGCAAATATTATTTTCTTTTCACCACCAAGTATCAGAGGTTTTGGTAATTCAGCCGGTTTTGAAGTAAACTTACTTGACAAGTTTGGCGGGGAATTTTCAGATTTAGACCAAGCAAATAAAGATTTCTCTATGGCTTTAATGAGCCATCCAGAAATTAAATATGCAACGTCTTCTTTTAATACAAATTACCCGCAATATGAAATGGAAGTTAATGTGCCCCTAGCAAAAGAAAAGGGTGTTCCTATTACTAGTATTTTTTCAACGCTCCAAGGATATATAGGAGGTGTTTACGCTTCAGATTTCTCAAGATTTGGAAAACAATTTAGAGTGTATATACAATCACTGCCAGAAGATAGAGCAGGTGTTGATGACCTAAATAGCATGTATGTGAGAACAGATTCTGGAGAAATGACCCCAATAACGCAGTTCGTAAAATTAGAACGTGTTTATGGCCCGCAATCGGTAACACGTTTTAACTTGTTTAATTCTACAAGTATTACAGGGGCAACAAATGACGGTTATAGTACTGGAGATGCTATTCGAGTTATTGAAGAAGAGGTAGCAAAGCTGCCAAGTAATTATACAGTTGCCTATTCTGGTTTAACGCGAGAAGAGGTGAATGCAGGTGATCAAACAACCTTCATTTTTATATTGAGTATTCTATTTGTGTATTTCTTACTAAGTGCACAATACGAAAGTTATTTATTGCCATTTGCAGTGATATTATCATTACCATTTGGCGTGTTTGGCGCGTATATAAGCACAAAATTTGCAGGATTAGAAAATAACATTTACTTCCAAATTGCTCTCATTATGCTTATTGGTTTATTAGCTAAAAATGCCATTCTAATTGTAGAATTCGCATTGCAAAGGCGAAAGAATGGAGAAAGCATTGTAGATGCAGCAATTCATGGAGCCAAATCCCGTTTGCGCCCCATATTAATGACCTCTTTTGCTTTTATTTTAGGATTGATGCCTTTAGTACTTGCAAATGGTGTTGGAGCAGAAGGAAACAATGCAATAGGTACAGGTGCAGTGGGAGGAATGTTAATCGGAACCATTTTAGGTGTCTTTGTCATTCCAATCTTATTTATATTATTTCAGTGGTTGCAAGAAAAAATCTCTCGTAAACCAGCAGTTAAAACTATTGAAGCATAA
- a CDS encoding efflux RND transporter periplasmic adaptor subunit, with protein MKKNLLKLAFALSLSLVVVSCGNSDQSQTPAEAPLATFPVTQIQSKTVTGYNEYPVTIEGIVNSDVRAKTSGYVEKVFVDEGEKVRKGQVLFKLETQSLSQDAGAAKALVNVAQVEVDKLIPLVKKNIISAVQLETAKANLEQAKANYSSVTANISYATIKSPIDGYVGSINFREGALISPNDTTPLTTVSEIDQVYAFFSFNEAQYIDHLQKSEGQNKAERIKNSPDLSLVLANGKIYSEKGRIQTSTGQINQNTGTIQIRAAFDNPNEILTNGNSGKIRFPIEYKDAIVVPQSATFEQQGNIMIFKLTENNKVETSIIQIQGTVDNLYVVESGLDINDKIVISGVGKLRSGMAISPQERSFEDAITPVATLFKN; from the coding sequence ATGAAAAAGAACCTATTAAAATTAGCATTCGCACTAAGTTTATCCTTAGTTGTGGTAAGCTGTGGAAACAGCGATCAGAGTCAAACACCTGCAGAAGCACCGCTAGCAACTTTTCCTGTTACTCAAATACAAAGTAAAACTGTTACTGGATACAATGAATATCCTGTTACTATTGAAGGTATAGTAAATAGTGATGTTAGAGCAAAAACATCTGGATATGTTGAAAAAGTGTTTGTAGATGAAGGAGAAAAAGTACGTAAAGGACAAGTATTATTTAAATTAGAAACACAGTCTTTAAGTCAAGATGCTGGGGCTGCAAAAGCATTGGTTAATGTAGCACAAGTAGAAGTAGATAAATTAATTCCACTTGTGAAAAAAAATATAATCAGCGCCGTTCAATTAGAAACTGCTAAAGCAAATTTAGAACAAGCCAAAGCCAATTATAGTAGCGTTACTGCCAACATTAGTTATGCAACTATCAAAAGTCCGATAGATGGATACGTGGGATCAATTAATTTTAGAGAAGGCGCACTAATAAGTCCTAATGATACTACACCTTTAACAACGGTAAGTGAAATTGACCAAGTTTATGCGTTTTTTAGTTTTAATGAAGCTCAATACATAGATCATTTGCAAAAATCTGAAGGGCAAAATAAGGCAGAGCGTATTAAAAACTCACCAGATTTAAGTTTGGTTTTAGCTAATGGAAAAATTTATTCTGAAAAAGGACGAATTCAAACCAGTACTGGCCAAATAAATCAAAACACTGGAACCATACAGATAAGAGCTGCATTTGACAATCCAAATGAAATTTTAACAAACGGAAATAGTGGTAAAATAAGATTTCCTATAGAGTATAAAGATGCTATAGTGGTTCCCCAATCTGCAACCTTTGAGCAACAAGGAAATATTATGATTTTCAAACTAACGGAGAACAATAAAGTTGAGACTTCAATCATTCAAATACAAGGTACAGTAGACAACTTATACGTTGTTGAATCTGGATTAGATATAAACGACAAAATTGTTATATCTGGCGTCGGTAAATTAAGAAGTGGAATGGCAATTTCACCACAAGAAAGGTCCTTTGAGGATGCCATCACACCTGTCGCAACTTTATTCAAAAATTAG
- a CDS encoding GbsR/MarR family transcriptional regulator — translation MDENICKEKMALVEKLGVHLENRENLAPVAARIMAYVILKGKEGTTFEEMVTILCASKSTISTHLNHLQDLKKLEYFTKTGDRKKYFVINKDSVVQHIDNIIREWLEIRGLHLEIRAYKETINIKKAENQEEKFDLDFHNDYIKFIDGAITSIEELRTKIKNRKFNL, via the coding sequence ATGGATGAGAATATTTGTAAAGAAAAAATGGCTTTAGTTGAAAAACTAGGCGTGCATTTAGAAAATAGAGAAAACTTGGCTCCTGTGGCTGCCCGTATTATGGCGTATGTAATTCTTAAGGGTAAAGAAGGAACTACATTTGAAGAAATGGTTACTATCCTTTGTGCAAGCAAAAGCACTATTTCAACTCATCTCAACCACCTACAAGATTTGAAAAAGTTGGAATACTTTACAAAAACTGGAGATCGAAAAAAATATTTTGTTATAAACAAAGATTCTGTTGTTCAACATATAGATAATATCATTCGAGAATGGCTTGAAATTCGAGGATTGCATCTAGAAATTAGAGCTTATAAAGAGACAATAAACATTAAAAAAGCAGAAAATCAAGAAGAAAAATTTGACTTAGATTTTCACAACGACTATATAAAATTTATAGACGGAGCAATCACTTCTATTGAAGAATTAAGAACAAAAATTAAAAACAGAAAATTCAATCTGTAA
- a CDS encoding SDR family NAD(P)-dependent oxidoreductase, whose product MNKTVIITGSTDGIGKLTALKLAKDGHKVYVHGRSEVKVSKVVEEIQNATNNQNVKGLVADFSDLQAVSNLVNQIKEENSSIDILINNAGVLKSQTSQNRSGLDIRITVNYLAPYILTNGILSTIKKADAPRIINLSSAAQAPVSEAVLIGKEQVSDNNSYAQSKLALTMWSFRLAQEEPNITTIAVNPGSLLNTKMANEAYGQHWSPAEKGVNIIYDLATSERYKNDSGKYFDNDKGDPQGQFSPAYIDAYNEAKIIELIEITDKILDR is encoded by the coding sequence ATGAATAAAACAGTTATAATTACGGGAAGTACTGACGGAATTGGCAAACTTACTGCCTTGAAATTGGCGAAAGATGGTCACAAAGTGTATGTTCATGGTAGAAGTGAAGTAAAAGTTAGCAAGGTTGTAGAAGAAATTCAAAATGCCACAAACAACCAGAATGTAAAAGGTTTGGTAGCTGATTTTTCAGATTTACAGGCAGTCTCTAATTTGGTTAATCAGATTAAAGAGGAAAATAGCTCTATTGATATTCTAATTAATAACGCAGGGGTTTTGAAAAGCCAAACTTCGCAAAATAGAAGCGGTTTAGATATAAGAATAACTGTAAATTACTTAGCACCTTATATACTAACTAATGGAATTCTGTCTACTATTAAAAAGGCCGATGCTCCAAGGATAATTAATTTAAGTTCAGCCGCTCAAGCTCCAGTTTCTGAAGCTGTTCTCATAGGAAAAGAACAAGTTTCAGATAATAATAGCTATGCGCAAAGTAAATTGGCGCTAACAATGTGGAGCTTTAGGTTAGCACAAGAGGAACCAAATATCACAACTATAGCTGTGAATCCAGGCTCTTTGTTAAATACGAAAATGGCAAACGAAGCATACGGTCAGCATTGGTCCCCAGCAGAAAAGGGGGTTAATATTATTTACGATTTAGCAACTTCAGAAAGATATAAAAACGATTCTGGTAAGTACTTTGATAATGACAAAGGAGATCCACAGGGGCAATTTTCACCAGCATATATAGATGCTTATAACGAAGCAAAAATTATTGAGCTGATAGAAATTACAGATAAAATACTTGATAGATAG
- a CDS encoding LLM class oxidoreductase produces the protein MMRFENINMAYNSVFKENELSVGVVVPIERYARGPEPTMQDHLQRVKQVESLGFKSIWIRDIPFNVPNFGDVGQTFDPFTYLGFLAGQTSKIALGISSIALPLHHPLHVAKSAASIDKLSNGRLLLGVASGDRIDEYPAMGISYENRGELFRESFEYIRKVQASFPTIKTENYGSLNGNIDMLPKPTANKIPMLMTGSSRQSLEWNAKNLDGWMNYPRDLYNQNITIKNYRDLVAQTHEFDKPFMQPIYLDLMNDPNAKPQPIQLGFKLGINYLTNYLDKLRSIGVNHLALNLRFNSMNMDKALEQISKQVLPEFHLKEKINCNE, from the coding sequence ATGATGAGATTTGAAAATATAAATATGGCCTACAACTCAGTTTTTAAAGAAAATGAATTGAGTGTTGGAGTGGTTGTGCCAATTGAAAGATATGCAAGAGGTCCAGAACCAACCATGCAAGACCATTTGCAACGAGTTAAACAAGTGGAATCCTTAGGTTTTAAATCAATTTGGATTCGAGACATTCCTTTTAATGTACCTAATTTTGGTGATGTCGGCCAAACGTTTGATCCGTTTACCTATTTAGGTTTTTTGGCTGGTCAAACATCCAAAATTGCTCTAGGTATTTCTAGTATTGCCTTGCCATTGCATCATCCTTTACATGTGGCAAAATCGGCAGCAAGTATTGACAAGCTATCAAATGGAAGATTGCTTTTAGGTGTAGCTTCAGGAGATCGTATTGATGAATATCCGGCAATGGGAATTTCTTATGAAAATAGAGGGGAGCTCTTCAGAGAATCTTTTGAATATATCAGAAAAGTACAGGCTAGTTTTCCAACTATCAAAACCGAGAACTATGGAAGTTTAAATGGAAACATAGATATGTTACCAAAACCAACCGCAAATAAAATTCCGATGTTAATGACAGGAAGTAGTAGGCAATCTTTAGAGTGGAATGCTAAAAACTTAGATGGTTGGATGAATTATCCGCGAGATTTATATAATCAAAATATTACAATAAAAAATTATAGAGATTTAGTGGCACAAACACATGAATTTGATAAGCCGTTTATGCAGCCAATTTATTTAGATCTAATGAATGATCCAAATGCAAAACCCCAACCTATTCAATTGGGTTTTAAACTAGGAATAAATTATTTAACCAATTATTTAGATAAATTACGAAGTATTGGTGTAAACCATTTAGCATTGAATCTACGTTTCAATTCCATGAACATGGATAAAGCCTTAGAGCAAATATCAAAGCAGGTATTGCCAGAATTTCATTTAAAAGAAAAAATTAATTGCAATGAATAA
- a CDS encoding bestrophin family protein, with translation MYTKPKYPIIVVFKWTRRYIYIFFLTALIPVLLYEAFGLKWLNLPWQPIGLIGTALAFITGFKNNASYDRQWEARKIYGGIVNASRLFAAMVNDFITNEFAIDNRTDQELFQIRKAMILRHVSWMTSLRHALRQKKTWETAKTNKSDREHMKSIKVLEFENSLSEELEGYLSKTEKKYVLNKTNKQTAALNLQSRHIGKLKAKGLIDNFRHMEFNKMIGELFTLQGKAERIKNFPYPRQFATLNSYFIWIFIIIMPFGLMRQFDLTGQSLVDLGAPNLIFDLIAENFVWLTIPFSVIISWIFFSMERVGDTSENPFEGMGNDVPISTISRGIEIDIREMIEDDATVIPNPLPEYANTQM, from the coding sequence ATGTACACCAAACCTAAATATCCAATTATTGTCGTATTTAAATGGACCAGGCGATATATTTATATATTCTTTTTAACAGCTCTTATTCCTGTATTGCTGTATGAAGCTTTTGGTCTTAAATGGCTAAACCTTCCATGGCAGCCAATAGGTTTGATAGGTACGGCATTGGCATTTATTACGGGCTTTAAAAATAATGCGTCTTATGATAGACAATGGGAGGCTCGAAAAATATATGGCGGAATTGTGAATGCCTCAAGGCTTTTTGCAGCTATGGTAAATGATTTTATAACGAATGAGTTTGCTATAGATAATCGTACAGATCAAGAATTATTTCAGATTAGAAAAGCAATGATTTTACGTCATGTTTCTTGGATGACTTCATTAAGGCATGCGCTTCGTCAAAAGAAAACATGGGAAACTGCCAAGACCAATAAATCTGATCGGGAGCATATGAAATCAATAAAGGTTTTGGAGTTTGAAAATTCCTTATCAGAAGAATTAGAGGGCTATTTATCTAAAACTGAAAAAAAATATGTACTTAACAAAACGAACAAGCAAACGGCTGCCTTAAATCTGCAATCTAGACATATAGGAAAGCTTAAGGCCAAAGGCTTAATAGATAATTTTAGACATATGGAGTTTAACAAAATGATTGGTGAATTATTTACACTTCAAGGAAAAGCTGAGCGCATAAAGAATTTTCCATATCCAAGACAATTCGCCACCTTAAACTCGTACTTTATTTGGATTTTTATAATTATTATGCCATTTGGTCTTATGCGTCAATTTGATTTAACGGGTCAGTCTCTGGTAGATTTAGGGGCTCCTAATTTAATTTTTGATTTAATAGCAGAGAATTTTGTTTGGTTAACTATTCCGTTTAGTGTAATTATTTCTTGGATCTTTTTCTCAATGGAACGTGTAGGTGATACTTCAGAAAATCCATTTGAAGGCATGGGGAATGATGTCCCAATTTCAACCATTTCAAGAGGTATAGAAATAGATATTCGAGAAATGATAGAAGATGATGCTACTGTTATTCCAAATCCGCTTCCCGAATATGCAAATACTCAGATGTAA
- a CDS encoding zinc-dependent alcohol dehydrogenase family protein, protein MKAMLINNYGKNAKFEISEIEKPEVRANHVLIKIAASSVNTIDTMIKNMGPDLPLSPAAPALLGMDFSGTIEALGEGVETYNVGDEVYGCAGGLGDLPGTLTEYIVADSNLIGHKPKDLTMRETAALPLVGITAYEGLTRAGITAGQKVLIHGGSGGVGHLAVQLAMYFGAEVFATGTGEKQKSSVENLGATFIDYTTEKVSEYTEKYTGGAGFDVVFDTVGGANLNNSIEAVALNGHISTTVSLCELDLTPLHFKGASLHVVFMLIPMLHNFRRSQHADILKYLAEISNEGKLTPILDENYFSLEEVGKAYAHLESGEAIGKVVVAN, encoded by the coding sequence ATGAAAGCAATGCTTATTAATAACTATGGTAAAAATGCAAAATTCGAAATTTCAGAAATAGAAAAACCAGAAGTACGAGCAAATCACGTTCTAATAAAAATAGCAGCATCTAGTGTAAATACAATTGACACGATGATAAAAAATATGGGTCCAGATTTACCATTATCACCAGCAGCACCGGCCTTATTAGGAATGGATTTTTCAGGAACGATTGAAGCTCTTGGAGAAGGCGTAGAAACTTATAATGTTGGTGACGAGGTGTACGGTTGTGCGGGTGGACTTGGAGATTTGCCAGGGACTTTGACAGAATACATTGTAGCAGATAGCAATTTAATTGGTCACAAACCAAAAGACTTGACGATGCGAGAAACTGCGGCTTTGCCTTTGGTAGGTATTACAGCTTACGAAGGATTAACAAGAGCAGGAATAACGGCTGGGCAAAAAGTTTTAATTCATGGTGGATCAGGGGGTGTTGGTCACTTAGCTGTTCAGTTAGCTATGTATTTTGGCGCAGAAGTTTTTGCCACAGGAACTGGAGAAAAACAAAAAAGTAGTGTCGAAAATTTAGGAGCCACTTTTATAGATTATACAACAGAAAAGGTTAGCGAATACACCGAAAAATATACAGGTGGAGCAGGTTTTGACGTGGTTTTTGATACTGTGGGAGGTGCAAACTTGAATAACTCTATTGAAGCTGTGGCCTTAAACGGACATATTTCAACTACGGTATCTCTGTGCGAATTAGATTTAACACCGCTACATTTTAAAGGCGCCTCTCTACACGTAGTCTTTATGTTAATACCTATGTTACACAATTTTAGAAGATCACAACATGCTGACATTTTGAAATACTTAGCTGAAATTTCAAACGAGGGAAAATTAACACCAATACTTGATGAAAATTATTTTTCACTTGAAGAAGTTGGTAAAGCATACGCGCACTTAGAAAGTGGAGAAGCCATTGGCAAAGTGGTAGTAGCTAATTAG